GGTGGAGGAGGTCTACGCCCTCACCGAGGAGGGGGCCCGGTACGCCGAGATCGGCCTTCCCGAGAGGAGGATCCTCGAGATCGCCGGGGCCGGGGGGGTCCCCATATCGGAAATCGAAGATCCAGCCCTGAAGGTGGGGATAGGCTGGCTCAAAAAGAAGGGATGGGCGGCCGTCGAGGCCGGCAAGATCAAGCCCGCAGGGGATGCCCCCCCAGGAAAGGACGAGGAGATCCTGGGGGCACTTTCGTTCCAGGGGGAGACGAGCGGATCGGCCCTGGACTCGGAGGCGCTGAAGCTCCTAAAAGGAAGGGGTCTTGTGGAGTCCAGGGCCCAGAAGTCCTGGTCTTTAGAGATCACCGATGCCGGACGATCTGTCTTCAGAAAATCTGTTGAAAAGGATGTCGCAGGCCGTTGTGACTCGATCTCTCATATAAATCAGATCACCCCGGATATGATAAAGAGCGGGGTCTGGGAAGGAGGATACGTAAGTTATAAGGGTTCTCGATACGAGGTCCGCCCCTACGACGTCGCCCTCCCCGCGGAGCGGATCTACCCCGGGAAGGTTCACCCCTACCAGCGGCTCCTATCGAGGATGAGGGAGATCATGCTGGAGATGGGCTTTTCCGAGATCAAGGGGGAGGTCGTCCAGTCGAGCTTCTGGAACTTCGACGCCCTCTTCCAGCCCCAGGACCATCCGGCCCGGGAGATGCAGGACACCTTCTACCTCGACTCCAGGGCCGAGATCCCCGACCACTCCCGGGTGAAGGAGATGCACGAGCACGGCGGCGAGGTCGGCTCCACCGGCTGGGGCGGGACCTGGGACCCGGAGGTGGCCCGTCGGGAGGTCCTCCGGACCCACACCACATCGGTGACCATAAAGTACCTGGCAGACCACCCGAACCCTCCGGTGAAGGCCTTCTCGATAGACCGGGTCTACCGGCGGGAGGCGATAGACCCGACCCACACCCCGGAGTTCGAGCAGCTGGAGGGGGTGATCATGGACGAGGGGCTCTCCTTCGCAAACCTCCTGGGGGTCCTCCGGGAGTTCTACGCCAAGATGGGCTTTGAGGAGGTCCGGTTCCGCCCCGGCTACTTCCCCTACACCGA
The sequence above is drawn from the Methanothrix harundinacea 6Ac genome and encodes:
- the pheS gene encoding phenylalanine--tRNA ligase subunit alpha, which gives rise to MPSEEDKLSALSPRDRQVLKEISDGLTDPRKIAEKLGIKEVSVISSAEGLAEMGLIGLDKRVEEVYALTEEGARYAEIGLPERRILEIAGAGGVPISEIEDPALKVGIGWLKKKGWAAVEAGKIKPAGDAPPGKDEEILGALSFQGETSGSALDSEALKLLKGRGLVESRAQKSWSLEITDAGRSVFRKSVEKDVAGRCDSISHINQITPDMIKSGVWEGGYVSYKGSRYEVRPYDVALPAERIYPGKVHPYQRLLSRMREIMLEMGFSEIKGEVVQSSFWNFDALFQPQDHPAREMQDTFYLDSRAEIPDHSRVKEMHEHGGEVGSTGWGGTWDPEVARREVLRTHTTSVTIKYLADHPNPPVKAFSIDRVYRREAIDPTHTPEFEQLEGVIMDEGLSFANLLGVLREFYAKMGFEEVRFRPGYFPYTEPSVEPEVYIQGLGWVELGGAGVFRREVTAPFGIDHPVLAWGLGVGRLAMLRLGLKDLRLLYQSDIGWLRDVPTLSRM